Genomic window (Stenotrophomonas maltophilia):
AGGGTGCGCTCGCCGGGCATGGCCTTGGTGGGTGCGGACCTTGGTCCGCACGCTCTGTGCCCGATGTGCGGACCAAGGTCCGCACCCACCGTTTACTTTGCCGGCCCCTGCGCAGCCTGCACGTCCGGGTCTGCCGCGGGTGCCGAAAGCCCCACCTGCGGGCCGGCACCGGCCAGGGCGGCCGCTTCGGCGGCCTGGGTCATCACTACGATGCTGATGCGGCGGTTGATCGGGTTCTGCGGGTCGCCCTTGTCGAACAGCACCGACGAAGACAGGCCGACCACGCGGGTGATCTTGCTGTCCTCCAGGCCGCCGTCCACCAGTGCGCGGCGTGCGGCATTGGCACGATCGGCGCTCAGTTCCCAGTTGCCGTAACCGCGCGCGGCCGAATAGGCGGTGATGTCGGTGTGGCCGGTCAGGCTGATCCGGTTCGGCACGTGGTTCAGGTAGTTGGCCAGCTCGTGCAGGATCTGCTGCGTGTACGGCTTCAGCGTGGCGCTGCCGAGGTCGAACATCGGCCGGTTCTGCTTGTCCACGATCTGGATGCGCAGGCCTTCCGGGGTCAGGTCCAGCAGCAGCTGGTCCTTGAACGGCTCCAGCGCCTGGCTCTTGCTGATCGCCTCCTGCAGTTCCTTCATCAGTGCTTCCAGCTGCTGCTTGTCGCGCTGCTGCTGGTCCACCGGCTGCGGCACCGCTTCCTTCTGGTTCTGGAAGGGATCGTTGCTGTTGCCCCGCGAGACGTCGGTGGCACCACCCAGCTTGATCATCGAGGTGCTGGCGCCGCCCGGGCCGGCCATGCCGGGTGCCGGCGTGGCGTTCTGCCCGCTCAGCGGGCTGGGGTTGCGGAAGTACTCGGAAATGGCCGCACGGTCGTTCTTGTTGGTGGTGGCCATCAGCCACAGCACCAGGAAGAAGGCCATCATCGCGGTCACGAAGTCGGCATAGGCCACCTTCCACGAACCGCCATGATGGGCGGCGTGGCCGGCCTTCTTGACCCGACGGACGATGACGGTGGGCTTGGTCTCGGCCATGGCTTACTTGACCGTCTTCAGGTGCTGCTCGAAATCGGAGAAGGCCGGACGCACGTTCGACGGCAGCGTCTTGCGGGCGAATTCCAGCGCGATCTTCGGGTTGTAGCCGCGCAGGCAGGCCAGCAGGGCGGTCTTTACCGATTCGTAGATGCGGCTGTCCTGCTCGGCGCGGGCCTCCATCGCGGCCGCCATCGGGCCGACGAAGCCGTAGCCCAGCAGGATGCCCAGGAAGGTGCCGACCAGCGCGCCGGCCACATGGCCACCGACCTCGACGATATCCCCGCCGATCGAACCCATGGTGATGACGATGCCCAGCACTGCAGCGACGATGCCGAAACCGGGCAGTCCGTCGGCGACCTTGGTCAGCACCTGCGAGGGCGCCATCGCCTCGGCATGGTGCTTTTCCAGCTCCAGTTCCAGCAGCGGCTCCAGCTCGTGTGGCTCGATGTTGCTGCCGATCATCAGGCGCAGGCAGTCGGTGATGAAGTCGATCAGGTGGTGGTCGGCCTGTACCTTGGGGTAGTTGCCGAACAGCGCGCTCTCGGCCGGACGCTCGACATGGTCTTCCAGCGCCATGAAGCCTTCGCGGCGGGCCTTGTTGAGCAGTTCATAGAGCAGGCTGAGGACGTCGATGTAGTCCTGCTGCTTGTAGCGCGGGCCCTTGAACACGCCGACCATGGCCTGCAGGGTCTGCTTGACCGTCTTGGCCGGGGTGCCGACCAGGAAGGCGCCGAGCGCGGCGCCACCGATGATGACCAGCTCGTAGGGCTGCCAGAGGGCACCCAGGCGGCCGTGGGCACCGAGATAGCCCCCGATCACGCTGACGATGACGACCAGGAATCCAACGATGATGAGCATGGGGCGGCGCAAGGAGAGGGGATATCTCCTTGTCGGCCCGTCGCCCGGTTTTCTGAAGAGGGAATTCTGTGAAATCGGTCAGCGGGGTGTTTCAGCCCGCCACGCCGCTTTCGGCGCCGCCACGCTGCAACGGGTCGGGCCAGGGCTCGCCATTGCCGGTGAACGAAAGTGAGACGGAGTTCAGGCAGTGGCGCTCGTAGGTGGGCGGGGGGCCGTCCGGGAAAACGTGACCCAGGTGGCTGCCGCAGCGCGCGCAGGTGATCTCGGTGCGGACCATGCCGTGGCTGGTATCGCGGATTTCGCGCACGTGTGCCGGGTCGAACGGGGCGAAGAAGCTCGGCCAGCCGGTGCCGGAATCGAACTTGGTACTGGAGCGGAACAGCGGTAGTGCGCACAGACGGCAGCAGTAGACGCCCTCGCGCTTGTTGTCGAGGAATACGCCGCAGAACGGCGCCTCGGTGCCGTGCTGCAGCAGCACGCGGCGTTCCTCGCTGCTGAGACCGGCAACCAGCGCCTCGGTCTGGGTGGCAGTGGGGGGCGTCAGATCGAAGGCAGTCATGCCGGCTCTCCGTAGGGTCGATGGCCTGGGGATGCCGGAAAACGTGGGGGTGCCGGCGTGCGCTTGCAAGTGTGACGGCCGTTCATGGGCGGCACACAGGCACAGGCGCAAGGTGAACGTGACCCACGCTGGAGCGTGCCATGAAACCGACCCTTTCCCTGCTGTTGATGGCCTTGTTGCCCACGTTGGCGCTGGCCCAGGTGCCTACCGCCGACCCGACCGCCACGCGCAGTGCGACCACCGTGGCACCGCCGCCGGTGGTGCCACCGCCGCAAGCGGCCCGCCCGCAGCCGCAGGTGCTGCCGTCGCCGCAGCCGGCGCAGCCGATCAAGTCCACCGGCCCCGCCCAGATCGCGCCCACCCCGGCGCCGAAGCCGGCCGACAAGGTCTATGACCGCAATGGCCGCATCGTTCCCGGGGTGCGGCCGGCCGGTCCGAACCGCGTGTTCGATTCGCGCACCGGCCGCTATTACGACAGCGTGCCGGCCGGTGACGGCCAGCAGATCAAGCGCTGACCTCGGGGGCCAGGCAAGGTTGACGGCTACCGCACGCTGCACGGCCTGAACGCACGAAAACAACGTCCTGCCAATCACTGCTTTTTCGCCTGCGATTAACCGTTCCGGGACCACCGTGGCCCTGCGCCGGCATTCCGCCGCCGCATGTCCTTCGTCCACTGGATCGCGATCATGAAAAACCAGCAGAACCGTCATCCCGGCAAGGAACCGCAGGGCCGCAACCCGCAGCAGCAACAGCAGCAGATGGAGCCGCAGCAGCCGCACAAGGGTGGCAAGCAGCAGGAGCAGCGCTCGCAGAAGCACCCGCAGCAGCGCTGACGGAATCGGGGTCAGAGCCCGCGTTGCGGGATCTGACCCCAACCCTTTCCGGCTTCAATCCGGAATCGGCAGGCTCAGCGTCTCCTTCACCTCTTCCATCACGATGTAGCTTTTCGACTCACGCACGTGCGGCAGTGTCAGCAACGTGCTGCCGAGCAGCTTGCGGTAGGAGGCCATTTCGCTGATCCGCGCTTTCAGCAGGTAATCGAAGTCGCCCGACACCAGATGGCACTCCAGCACGTTGGGCAGCTTCAGCGCCGCGCGCCGGAACTCCTCGAAAATGTCGCCGGACTTGTAGGCCAGGCTGATTTCCACGAACACCAGCAGGCTTGCCTTCACTGCGGCCGGGTCGAGGTGGGCGTGGTAGCCGGTGATCACCGCTTCGCGCTCGAGCCGGCGCACGCGCTCGGTGCATGGCGTGGTCGACAGACCGACCCGCTCGCCCAGTTCGGTGAAGGAGATACGGCCCTCGGCCTGCAGGATGCGCAGGATCTTGCGATCGATCTTGTCCAGTTCGCGGGTACGGGTGGCCATGGCCGTCAACCTTGGGGAATGAATTGCAGGAGAACATCCTGCCGGTTGATTGCAAATCAGGCAAATCAACTGGTATTGGCTGTCTATACTTCCCCAATTATGGTCCCGGCACGCTCCAGTGCAGGGAATGATCGGGTTGGAGAAGTCCCATGCGAGTCCTAGTTCTCGGCAGCGGCGTGATCGGCACCACCAGTGCCTGGTACCTGCGACAGGCCGGGTTTGAAGTCACGGTCATCGACCGCCAACCCGGCCCGGCGCTGGAGACCAGCTTCGCCAATGCCGGCCAGCTGTCGTTCGGCTACACCTCGCCGTGGGCGGCACCAGGCGTGCCGAAGAAGGCCATCGGCTGGCTGTTCGAGAAGCACGCGCCGCTGGCGATCAAACCGGGCATGGACCTGGCCCAGTACCGCTGGCTGTGGCAGATGCTGCGCAACTGCACGCATGAGCGCTACGCGATCAACAAGGCGCGCATGGTGCGCATGTCCGAGTACAGCCGCGACTGCCTGAACGAGCTGCGGGCGCAGATCGGCATCGAGTTCGAAGGCCGCGACCTGGGCACCACCCAGCTGTTCCGCACCCAGCAGCAGCTGGATGCCTCGGCGCAGGACATCGAGATCCTGGCCCAGTACGGCGTGCCGTACGAGGTGCTGGACCGCGCCGGCATCATCCAGGCCGAACCGGCCCTGGCCCATGTCGATGGCCTGGTCGGCGCGCTGCGCCTGCCGCGTGACCAGACCGGCGACTGCCAGCTGTTCACCCGCCGCCTGGCGCAGATGTGCGTGGATGCCGGCGTCGAATTCCGCTTCGACCAGGACATCACCGGCCTGGAGTTCGATGGCGACCGCATCACCGGCGTGCGCATCGACGGCAAGCTGGAAACCGCCGACCGCTTCGTGGTCGCCCTCGGCAGCTATTCGCCGGCGCTGGTGGCACCGCTGGGCATGCGCCTGCCGGTGTACCCGCTGAAGGGTTACTCGCTGACGCTGCCGATCACCGATCCGGCGATGGCGCCGACCTCGACCATCCTCGACGAGAGCTACAAGGTGGCGGTGACCCGCTTCGACGACCGCATCCGCGTCGGTGGCATGGCCGAAGTGGCCGGCTTCGACCTGTCGCTGTCGCAGCGCCGCCGCGAAACCCTGGAACTGGTAGTCAGCGACCTCTACCCGAAGGGCGGCGACCTGTCGCGCGCGCAGTTCTGGACCGGCCTGCGCCCGGCCACGCCGGACGGTACGCCGGTGGTCGGCGCCACGCCGTTCCGCAATCTGTATCTCAACACCGGCCACGGCACGCTGGGCTGGACCATGGCCTGCGGCTCGGGTCGCTACCTGGCTGACCTGATGAGCGCGCGCCAGCCGCAGATCAGCACCGAAGGCCTGGATATTTTCCGCTACGGCCAGTACGGTCACGCGCCGCAACAAGAGAACCGCACATGCGTCCTGCCCGCGCGCTGATCGATCTGGGCGCCCTGCGCAGCAACTACCGGCTCGCCCGTGAACTGGGCGGTGGCAAGGCCCTGGCGATCATCAAGGCCGATGCCTATGGCCACGGCGCAGTGCGCTGTGCGCAGGCACTGGAAGGCGAGGCCGATGGCTTCGGCGTGGCCACCATCGAAGAGGCACTGGAGCTGCGCCAAGCCGGCATCGGTGCGCCTATCCTGCTGCTGGAAGGCATCTTCGAGCCCAGTGACATGGCGCTGGTGGCCGAGCATGACTTCTGGTTCGCCGTCGGTTCGCCGTGGCAACTGGAGGCCGTCGCTGCGTTCGACAGCCCGCGCCCGCTGACGGTGTGGCTGAAGCTGGACAGCGGCATGCATCGCCTCGGCCTGGACGTGGACAGCTTCCGTGCCGCGCATGCGCGCCTGTCGGCGCTGCCGCAGGTCGAGCGCATCGTGCTGATGACCCACCTGGCACGTGCCGATGAGCTGGACAGCGAACGCACCCACGAACAGGCGGCGACCTTCGCGCGCGCCATCGACGGCCTGCACGGCGAGACCAGCGTGTGCAACTCGCCGGCGCTGCTGGGCTGGCCGGATGTACGCAGCGACTGGGTGCGCCCGGGCCTGATGCTGTACGGCGCCAATCCGCTGCCGGACAACACGGCACTGACCGAGCGCCTGCGCCCGGTGATGACGATGCAGTCGAAGGTGATCGCCGAGCGCTGGATCGAGGCGGGTGAGCCGGTGGGCTATGGCGCGCGCTTCGTGGCCAAGACGCGCACCCGCGTGGGTGTGGTCGCGCTGGGTTACGCTGATGGCTATCCGCAGTTCGCCCCGAATGGCACCCCAGTGCTGATCGACGGCCAGCCCGGTGTGCTGATCGGGCGCGTGTCGATGGACATGCTGACGGTGGACCTGACCGCGCATGCGCAGGCCGGCATCGGCAGCGTGGTGGAACTGTGGGGTTCGGCGCCGACGTTGTCGGAGCTGGCGCCGCGCTGTGGCGTGAGTGCGTACCAGCTGCCGTGCGCGGTCAAGCGAGTGGCGAAGGTGTACGTGTAGAGCCGAGCCCACGCTCGGCTTCGGTAGCCGCCGACCCTGGTCGGCGCCGTGAATGCGTGTCGACCAAGGTCGACACCTACCGATGGGTCCAACGCGCAGTGGTCGCTGGGTACGGGTGCCGTGGCGGTCCAACGCGCGGCGGTGGCCTGGTGCTGGTCGCCATGCGCGGCTCTGGTAGCCGCCGACCCTGGTCGGCGTCGTGTAATGCGTGTCGACCAAGGTCGACACCTACCGATGGGCCCAACGCGCAGTGGTCGCCCAGTACGGGTGCCGTGGCGGTCTAACGCGCAGCGGTCGCCTGGCTGGTCAGCTGGCGCTTCACCCAGTCATCGATCAGGCGCTTCTCGTAGCGCAGCGGATCACTGTCGCTCTTCAGCCCCAGGTTATGCAGGTAGCCGGTATCGCTGAGGCGCGCATCGCCCTCGCTGACGATACGGCCGCTGGCGTCCTTCAACGTGTACTGCAGGCTGATCCGTGGCGGGTAGATGTCGCGCATGATCCGGATGTCGCGCCCACGCGGGCCGTGCCAGGGCTCGTAGTCACCGGCGCGCTTGATGTCGACCAGCGTCACGTCCAGGGTCTGCCCGGGCTGCAGCGGCTTGGCAGCGGTGGTCTGCACGTAGCGGGCCAGCTGCTGTACCCAGTCACCGCGTTCGGCCTCGAAGCGGTTGCTGCTCTGGCGGATCTCGGTGAATTTGGCCGGATCGTCCCACTTCACGCTGACCGGGCCATTGGCCTGCAGCGCACGGGGCGCATCCGGATCGGTGACGGCGCGCGGCGCGGCGTTCGCGCTGCCCGCCATGAGGGCGCCTGCCAGCAGCAGGGCAGTGGCCAATGAGCGGTTCATGACGGTCTCCTGCGCCCCTTCGATGGGGACGATACGGTTTACAGATCGAGTGTGATCCCGCTTTCCAGTCGCCGCAACGGCCGATTGCGTCATTCGCAAGAGTGGTTGCCGCCAATTCATCGTCGTCAACCATGACTGACGGCGCTTGACGCTGTGAATACGCGCTTTGGAAGATGCTGTGCTTCCAATCCGGCCTGCACAGACGCCCTTGTCCACACTGCCGCCCCTCGTGGAGCGCCCACCGATGATGGTGCCAGCGCCCGAACCCGACCTGCATCATGGCGTGCTTGAGCGCATCAACGCCGGTTTCTGCGTGATCCAGGTGCTGTTCGAGGGCGATCGCGCCGTGGACTACCGTTTCATCGAGGTCAATGATGCGTTCGAGCGTCACACCGGGCTGAAGGACGCGCGTGGCCAGCGCATGACGGCGCTGGAGCCGGGCCACGAGCAGGACTGGTTCCGCATCTACGGCGAGGTCGCACGCAGTGGCCGCCCTGCCCAGTTCGAGATGGAAGCGCGCGCGCTGGGCCGCTCGTTCGCGGTTGACGCGGTACGCGTGGGCCGTCCGGGCGAAGACAAGGTCGGCATCCTGTTCTTCGACATCACCGCACGCAAGCAGATGGAAGTGGAACTGGGTGAAAGCGAAGCCCGCTTCAGCGCGCTGGCCGACGGCCTGCCGATGCCGGTGTGGGTGCTGGACGAGCGCGGCCATGCCCGTTTCGTCAACAGCGCTTTCAGTGAGTTCTTCGGCGGCGACGAAACACGCGTGCCGGAAGATGTCTGGCGCGGTCTGGTGCATCCGGACGATGCATCGGTGTTCGAGTACGAGCTGCAGGAGGCACTGAAGGCGCAGCGGTCGATGCATGCGCTGGTGCGGGCCCGACGCGCCGATGGCGAGTGGCGTTGGCTGGAGATGAACGCACGCCCGCGCTTCTCGCGGATGGGCCGCTTCATCGGCCTGGCCGGCAGCAGTCCGGACGTGACCGAACGACGTGAGATCGAGCTGGCGCGCGAGGAACTGCTGCAGTCCGAGCGTGCCGCGCGCAGCGCTGCGGAAAACATGGCGCGGCTGAAGGACGAGTTCCTGGCCACGCTGTCGCACGAGCTGCGCACGCCGCTGACCACCATCCTCGGCTGGAGCGAACTGCTGCTGCAGCGCGTGGACAACACCAGCCCGCTGTACAAGGGCCTGAACGTGATCGCCAACAGCGCCGGTGCGCAGAAGCGGCTGATCTCGGACATGCTCGACCTCAGCAGCATGCTGCTGGGCAAGGTGCAGCTGGAGGTGGAGATACTGGACCTGCGCGACCTGCTGGGTGAAGCCATCGGCGCGCAGGAGCTGGTCGCCGAAGGCAAGGCGCTGGACGTGCACCTGCAGTTGCCCGAACAACCGAGCCTGGTGCTGGGCGATGCCACGCGCCTGCAGCAGGTGTTGTGGAACCTGCTGTCGAATGCAATCAAGTTCACCCCGGCCGAAGGCCGCATCGACCTGCAGCTGCAGGCCGACGGCAACCACTGGGTGATCACCGTGCGTGACACCGGCGACGGTATCGCGCCCGAATTCCTCAATCACCTGTTCAGCCGTTTCCGCCAGGCCGATGGCACCACCACCCGACGCCATGGCGGCCTCGGCCTGGGCCTGGCGATCGTGCAGCAGCTGGTCGAACTGCACGGTGGCACTGTCACCGCCGCCAGCGAGGGCCATGGCCACGGCGCCACCTTCACCGTGCGCCTGCCGCAGCACATTCCCGATGCCGAGCGGCGCCCGCTGCGCGAGGTGATCAGCGGGCCGATCCTGGAGCCGGTGATCGTCGAGCCTTATCCGCTGCGTGGCATGCATGTGCTGGCGGTGGAAGACCAGCCGGAAGTGCTCGAGTACCTGCGGCGCATGCTGGAAGAGCAGGGCGCGAGTGTGTCGGCCGCCAGCTCGGCCGGTGAAGCGCTGGCGTTGCTGGCCGATACCGGGCACCTGCAGTACCACGTGATGCTGACCGACATCGGGATGCCGGGCATGGATGGCTATGGTCTGGTGCGCACGCTGCGCGAGGACATGGGCGTGGATGCGATGACCCTGCCGGCGGTTGCCGTGACCGCGCTGGCGCGCGCCGATGACCGGCGCCGAGCGCTGGCGTCAGGCTTCCAGGAACATGTCGCCAAACCGTACTCGGTGGCACAGCTGGTGGCTGCGGTACGCAAGGTGCAGGTGCCACGCGCGGACAGCGCGCTGCACTGAGCATTCACGGCCGATCGGCGACCCTGCACGCAGGAGGTCGCCTATGTCCCGTATAGCTCCCCGCATCCATACCGATCCGGCGCAGATCGCGCGCCTGGAAGCCCTGTTGCCGCAGCTGGAAGGCGAAACGCAGGTGCAGCTGACCCTGCACGATGGTCGCCGCCTGCTCGGCACCGTGGCGGTGAAACCGACCGTGCAGCAGTACCGCAACGACGCCGGCGACGAAGGCAGCAACGGCCAGTTGCGCCTGGATGACTACGACACGCCGGTGCAGCAGCACCATGTGTGGCTGGATGAAATCGCCAGCATCAACCGTCTGCCACCCAAGGCACCTTGATCCGATGTAGAGGCGAACCCACGCTCGGCTGCGCCGTCGCCCGAGCGTGGGCTCGGGCGCTACCTGTGGGTCAGTGCTCGAACAACGTCGGCGTC
Coding sequences:
- a CDS encoding Lrp/AsnC ligand binding domain-containing protein produces the protein MATRTRELDKIDRKILRILQAEGRISFTELGERVGLSTTPCTERVRRLEREAVITGYHAHLDPAAVKASLLVFVEISLAYKSGDIFEEFRRAALKLPNVLECHLVSGDFDYLLKARISEMASYRKLLGSTLLTLPHVRESKSYIVMEEVKETLSLPIPD
- the msrB gene encoding peptide-methionine (R)-S-oxide reductase MsrB, with the translated sequence MTAFDLTPPTATQTEALVAGLSSEERRVLLQHGTEAPFCGVFLDNKREGVYCCRLCALPLFRSSTKFDSGTGWPSFFAPFDPAHVREIRDTSHGMVRTEITCARCGSHLGHVFPDGPPPTYERHCLNSVSLSFTGNGEPWPDPLQRGGAESGVAG
- a CDS encoding classical arabinogalactan protein 4, translated to MKPTLSLLLMALLPTLALAQVPTADPTATRSATTVAPPPVVPPPQAARPQPQVLPSPQPAQPIKSTGPAQIAPTPAPKPADKVYDRNGRIVPGVRPAGPNRVFDSRTGRYYDSVPAGDGQQIKR
- the alr gene encoding alanine racemase → MRPARALIDLGALRSNYRLARELGGGKALAIIKADAYGHGAVRCAQALEGEADGFGVATIEEALELRQAGIGAPILLLEGIFEPSDMALVAEHDFWFAVGSPWQLEAVAAFDSPRPLTVWLKLDSGMHRLGLDVDSFRAAHARLSALPQVERIVLMTHLARADELDSERTHEQAATFARAIDGLHGETSVCNSPALLGWPDVRSDWVRPGLMLYGANPLPDNTALTERLRPVMTMQSKVIAERWIEAGEPVGYGARFVAKTRTRVGVVALGYADGYPQFAPNGTPVLIDGQPGVLIGRVSMDMLTVDLTAHAQAGIGSVVELWGSAPTLSELAPRCGVSAYQLPCAVKRVAKVYV
- the motA gene encoding flagellar motor stator protein MotA, which codes for MLIIVGFLVVIVSVIGGYLGAHGRLGALWQPYELVIIGGAALGAFLVGTPAKTVKQTLQAMVGVFKGPRYKQQDYIDVLSLLYELLNKARREGFMALEDHVERPAESALFGNYPKVQADHHLIDFITDCLRLMIGSNIEPHELEPLLELELEKHHAEAMAPSQVLTKVADGLPGFGIVAAVLGIVITMGSIGGDIVEVGGHVAGALVGTFLGILLGYGFVGPMAAAMEARAEQDSRIYESVKTALLACLRGYNPKIALEFARKTLPSNVRPAFSDFEQHLKTVK
- a CDS encoding D-amino acid dehydrogenase, encoding MRVLVLGSGVIGTTSAWYLRQAGFEVTVIDRQPGPALETSFANAGQLSFGYTSPWAAPGVPKKAIGWLFEKHAPLAIKPGMDLAQYRWLWQMLRNCTHERYAINKARMVRMSEYSRDCLNELRAQIGIEFEGRDLGTTQLFRTQQQLDASAQDIEILAQYGVPYEVLDRAGIIQAEPALAHVDGLVGALRLPRDQTGDCQLFTRRLAQMCVDAGVEFRFDQDITGLEFDGDRITGVRIDGKLETADRFVVALGSYSPALVAPLGMRLPVYPLKGYSLTLPITDPAMAPTSTILDESYKVAVTRFDDRIRVGGMAEVAGFDLSLSQRRRETLELVVSDLYPKGGDLSRAQFWTGLRPATPDGTPVVGATPFRNLYLNTGHGTLGWTMACGSGRYLADLMSARQPQISTEGLDIFRYGQYGHAPQQENRTCVLPAR
- a CDS encoding lana protein — protein: MSFVHWIAIMKNQQNRHPGKEPQGRNPQQQQQQMEPQQPHKGGKQQEQRSQKHPQQR
- a CDS encoding DUF3247 family protein — protein: MSRIAPRIHTDPAQIARLEALLPQLEGETQVQLTLHDGRRLLGTVAVKPTVQQYRNDAGDEGSNGQLRLDDYDTPVQQHHVWLDEIASINRLPPKAP
- a CDS encoding DUF3016 domain-containing protein, encoding MNRSLATALLLAGALMAGSANAAPRAVTDPDAPRALQANGPVSVKWDDPAKFTEIRQSSNRFEAERGDWVQQLARYVQTTAAKPLQPGQTLDVTLVDIKRAGDYEPWHGPRGRDIRIMRDIYPPRISLQYTLKDASGRIVSEGDARLSDTGYLHNLGLKSDSDPLRYEKRLIDDWVKRQLTSQATAAR
- the motB gene encoding flagellar motor protein MotB produces the protein MAETKPTVIVRRVKKAGHAAHHGGSWKVAYADFVTAMMAFFLVLWLMATTNKNDRAAISEYFRNPSPLSGQNATPAPGMAGPGGASTSMIKLGGATDVSRGNSNDPFQNQKEAVPQPVDQQQRDKQQLEALMKELQEAISKSQALEPFKDQLLLDLTPEGLRIQIVDKQNRPMFDLGSATLKPYTQQILHELANYLNHVPNRISLTGHTDITAYSAARGYGNWELSADRANAARRALVDGGLEDSKITRVVGLSSSVLFDKGDPQNPINRRISIVVMTQAAEAAALAGAGPQVGLSAPAADPDVQAAQGPAK
- a CDS encoding ATP-binding protein, whose product is MMVPAPEPDLHHGVLERINAGFCVIQVLFEGDRAVDYRFIEVNDAFERHTGLKDARGQRMTALEPGHEQDWFRIYGEVARSGRPAQFEMEARALGRSFAVDAVRVGRPGEDKVGILFFDITARKQMEVELGESEARFSALADGLPMPVWVLDERGHARFVNSAFSEFFGGDETRVPEDVWRGLVHPDDASVFEYELQEALKAQRSMHALVRARRADGEWRWLEMNARPRFSRMGRFIGLAGSSPDVTERREIELAREELLQSERAARSAAENMARLKDEFLATLSHELRTPLTTILGWSELLLQRVDNTSPLYKGLNVIANSAGAQKRLISDMLDLSSMLLGKVQLEVEILDLRDLLGEAIGAQELVAEGKALDVHLQLPEQPSLVLGDATRLQQVLWNLLSNAIKFTPAEGRIDLQLQADGNHWVITVRDTGDGIAPEFLNHLFSRFRQADGTTTRRHGGLGLGLAIVQQLVELHGGTVTAASEGHGHGATFTVRLPQHIPDAERRPLREVISGPILEPVIVEPYPLRGMHVLAVEDQPEVLEYLRRMLEEQGASVSAASSAGEALALLADTGHLQYHVMLTDIGMPGMDGYGLVRTLREDMGVDAMTLPAVAVTALARADDRRRALASGFQEHVAKPYSVAQLVAAVRKVQVPRADSALH